From Daucus carota subsp. sativus chromosome 6, DH1 v3.0, whole genome shotgun sequence:
GTTTCCCTCTTTTCCATTTTTTTGCTGCATAGATATTGTAGTCTTAGTATCAGAAAGATTcacattttgttctctctttaGGTTCATATTGCTTCGTGGTTGCCCAGGTTTCTATTCCTATGCCATCTACGAACACTTAGGTTCAATGGATTGGCCTGCATTCAGCCTCAGTGAAACCAGAATTGCATTTAAGCTTCGGAAAGACTTGTAAGCTTTCAGTTCTGTAGCTTTTTTATGTGTTAGAATAACATCAGGAACTTGACTTGAAAGTTTGGATTGGAATTTTACAATCATTAGTCGTGAAATCTCAATTGTTAGCCATAACTGAGTTGGCAAAATtgattatagatttcattacaTGGCTGTAACGGATAATAGGCAAAGGTACATGCCCCTACCAGATGATCGCGCACCTGGGAGAGGTCAACCACTAGCTTACCCTGAAGCTGTCCTACTTGTTAACCCTGTGGAGCCTGAACTAAAAGGACAGGTTACAACCTTATAGTCTGCTCTCATATCACATTATATATCTGAAGGCATAATTTCTGTGTATGCTCTCTCTATACTTTGTTGGGGTCGGCTTTTTGAATGCCTAAGTATGTGGTAACTTAACATGGTGTCAGAGGGCTGCGAGatgacatttttataaaatttctggCTATGCTACGCAGGTGGATGATAAATACCAGTACTCGTGTGAGAACAAAGATCTAAAAGTCCATGGTTGGATAAGTACTAATCCAGCCGTGGGGTTCTGGCAAATTACAGCCAGTGATGAGTTCAGGTCAGGCGGGCCTGTCAAACAGAACCTCTCCTCGCATGTGGGACCCACTTGCCTCGCTGTAAGTGACGTATATTTATTAGTTCTTGGTCACATATTTTAGACTTACAGCTGCTGATGTTGTTCATGTGGTTTTATCAGATGTTTCTCAGTGGTCATTATGCCGGTGAGGAGTTGTGTCCTAAATTTGAGCAGGGTGAGGCGTGGAAGAAAGTTTTTGGACCAGTTTTCATATATCTGAACTCTGTAATGGATGGAAATGATCCACTCACACTCTGGGATGATGCCAAAAATCAGGTGCTTTAGTGCTCTGTATTTATGAACAGAAGCAAAAGGAAGACTGCAGACTACTTATTAGTTTTTGTTAATCATCAGATGTCGGTTGAAGTGGAAAGGTGGCCTTATAGTTTTCCAGCATCAGAGGACTTCCCATCATCAGATCAACGTGGAAATGTTAGCGGTAGACTATTAGTTAAGGACAGGTAGCAGATCTCTTTTAACTGTTTGTTGTTCTTGACTTCACGGCTTACGAGTTTTCTAGTATTTGAGGCTTTTTTCATCTGATCAATACCAATGTAACTGTGTCTCTCAGCTACATTGACAAGGATTTACTACCAGCTAAGGGAGGTTATGTGGGATTAGCGCCACCAGGAGATGCTGGTTCGTGGCAAAGAGAATGCAAGGTAATATATCTTGCAGTTAGTTATGTTTCTAATTGCAAATATCTAATTGCACCAGATTCCAGGAACTGATTACATGGTGATTCTTCAGGACTATCAGTTCTGGACAAATGCAGATGAGTCGGGCTACTTCTCCATAAAAAACATACGCGTTGGAAACTATAATTTGTATGCTTGGGTACCAGGATTCGTTGGAGATTACAAATATGATGTTCTATTTACCATTACTGAAGGtactcataattaaataattactaTAAGTCCTTTATTGTGTTCATGATTACTGTTGGTAGATGCTAATCTTGTTGTCTTTTCAtctttgtttttaataaatattaaaacaggCTGCGATATTGATGTGAAAGATCTTGTGTACGAGCCTCCAAGAGATGGGCCAACACTATGGGAAATCGGGATCCCTGATCGCTCAGCTGCCGAATTCTATGTACCA
This genomic window contains:
- the LOC108226515 gene encoding probable rhamnogalacturonate lyase B, encoding MAPLGVRLSVEESHVVIDNGLLQVTLSNPDGIVTGLRYNNIDNLLEVLNAESNRGYWDIVWSAEGTARGGVFEVIKATTFKVIVETDEQVEVSFSRPWDPSLQGKLAPLNIDKRFILLRGCPGFYSYAIYEHLGSMDWPAFSLSETRIAFKLRKDLFHYMAVTDNRQRYMPLPDDRAPGRGQPLAYPEAVLLVNPVEPELKGQVDDKYQYSCENKDLKVHGWISTNPAVGFWQITASDEFRSGGPVKQNLSSHVGPTCLAMFLSGHYAGEELCPKFEQGEAWKKVFGPVFIYLNSVMDGNDPLTLWDDAKNQMSVEVERWPYSFPASEDFPSSDQRGNVSGRLLVKDSYIDKDLLPAKGGYVGLAPPGDAGSWQRECKDYQFWTNADESGYFSIKNIRVGNYNLYAWVPGFVGDYKYDVLFTITEGCDIDVKDLVYEPPRDGPTLWEIGIPDRSAAEFYVPDPNPNYINPILGNPADRFRQYGLWERYAELYPDSDLVYTIGESDYKKDWFFAQVTRKKDGKTYQGTTWQIKFKLDNVDQTGTYKLRVAIAEATLSELQIRMNDQTTSRPLFTTGLIGRANSIARHGIHGLYWLYNVDVPGKQVIQGDNTIYLTQSRSASPFQGIMYDYIRLEGPATH